The Syntrophorhabdales bacterium sequence GACGCACCATCGTCATCTCTAATAGCCATGAGTGCTAGACCAAGGTTAGAACGGAGGAGAAGATAGACAAGAAGGACAGAACAGACTCCGAGAATCACGGCGGCATAATAGATCGAGGGTATGGAAAGTTTATAGGCAGGTTGAATAAACAGCCCCATTCCGTATCTCACATACCCCCAGTTACTAAAGGTAATCCCAAGTGTCTCTGCAATGATCCATGTCCCAACCGCGAAATAGACCCCTCTCATTCTAGAGACCGGCCTCGAGATGACGAGAGCGAGGATGACAGAGACAACTCCCCCGGCAAGAACACTGAGAGAAATTGGAAATCCGTAATACATCGAAGATACAGCCAGCGTATATCCGCCAATGCCGATGAACATTTGCTGCCCTAGAGATATAAGCCCTGAATAACCGGCCAAAAGATTCCACATGGAGGCGATCGTCACATGGAGGCAAATGAGCATGACGACGGACACTACATAACGGGAACCCCATAAGGGAAGTGTAATCAACGCTATCAGAAATAACGTCAAAACTAAAAGACGCATCTGGCCGGTCGACATTTTATTTTCTCCCCAACAAGCCCTGAGGTCTTATGGTCAATACAATGAGAAGAATGAGGTAGCCCGAAAGAAGCTGAAATCCCGGTCCGAGGAATTGCCCGCCCATGAGCTGAGCAACGCCTAGGATGAGACCCCCGAGGAACGTACCCCAAAGACTCCCCATGCCACCGATAATCACGACGCCAAAGGCAACGATCAGATATTGAGTGCCGGAATGAGGATAAAAGGTGAACGTCATGCCGACGAGAACTCCAGACATCGCAGCCGTAACGGCCGCAATGCCCATTGCTATGGCATAAACCCTGGCGGTGTTGACACCCATGAGCTTGGATGTGGACAAGTCATCACCTGAAGCGCGGATCGCCCATCCAAGATAGCTCTTTTTCATGAAGAAGTGGAGAAGGCCGATCAGCACAATGCCTCCTGTGAAGTCGACGAGATAGATCACTGGCACGTGAAAAAGGCCGTACACATCAAGGCTCTGAATCGCAAGACTCGTCTTGAGCGAGCGAGCGTCCGGAGTGAATACTTTAAGCATGGCGTTTTGCAGAATGATGGATAGCCCAAAAGAGACCATGAGATAAGGCTCCATCCCCCTTCCAAGAACCCGGTTGAAAAGGTAAGTCTGGATCAGGTATCCGATGATAAAGAGGGATGGAAAAACAAGGCACAGCGTGAGCAACGGATGAAGGCCGAGTAGGCTGATGAAGACCAGGCTAAGGTAACTGGAAAGAATCATCAGCTCGCCATGCGCCAGGTTCACCTGTCTCATGATTCCGAAGGTCAGGGCGAGCCCTATACCTATGACCGCGTAAAGGCCCCCCAGAAGGATTCCATTGAGCAAAGGCTCCAGGGAAGTTAACATTGTGCAGTCCCTTCTCTCATCTATAGCCCGAAATAGGCCTCTTTCACCTCATTGTCTGTAAACCGTTTCGGATCTCCTTTCAGGCTCACCCTTCCCTCCTGCAGAATATACGCCAGCGAAGCAGCCTCGAGACTTCTTTTAACATCCTGCTCCACCAGGATGACGGTGACTCCCTCCCGGCCGATTTTCCTGATCGCTTCGTAAAGCATGGTCACCACCAAGGGACTCAGCCCGAGAGAAATCTCGTCGAAAATAATCAGACGGGGTTGTGACATTAGCGCTCGGCCTATGGCCAGCATCTGCTGTTCTCCCCCGCTCAAATTTGTTCCTATTACTTTTCGTCTCTCCTTGAGAGGCGGGAAAAGTTGGAAGATAGTATCGAGGATCTCTCTCCTGTGAGGGCGGGCCTTCGGGGTATAGGAGCCAATGAGAAGGTTTTCCAGGACGGTTAGGCTGGAAAAAATCCTACGGCCTTCTGGGACCAGAGAGATTCCCAGATTGACTATTTCATGGGGCTCGAGATGATTGATCTGCTGTCCGTCGAAGCGAATGGAACCAGAGCTGGCTTTCATGAGACCGACAATCGTTTTGAGCAGCGTCGACTTTCCTGCGCCATTGGCGCCGAGTATAGATACGATCTGCCCCTTCTCCACGTCCACGGTGACGTCCCAGAGTGCCTGGAACATCCCGTAGAAAACGTCTAGACTTTTTACTGACAGCATGAGGATCAGTTCTTCTCGGTCCCGAGATAGACCCTTTGAACTTCTTCTGACTCGAAAGCTTCTTCAGGCTTTCCAGAGAAGATTTCATGGCCAAGGTTCATCACGAGTAAACGGTCAGGTCCCTTCTTCATAGCCATCATGATGTGCTCCACCCACAAAATAGTCACCCCGTTCTTCCGCAACGCGTGGATAATCGAGAGAACCTCCTCCACCTCATGCTCGGTAAGGCCTCCTGCAACCTCGTCGATCAACAGAAGCGCGGGATTAGTCGACAGGGCCTTTGCCAGTTCCAGTCTCTTCCTGTCCAGGAGTGTCAAAGACCCCGCGAGCGCATTCCTCTTTGCTAACATGCCGGTCGTCGTCAAGACTTCTTCACATCTCAATCTTGCCTTCTTCCTGCCCAATCCCGCGCCGTATACTGCACCAACCAAAAGGTTCTCCAGAACCGTCATGTTTGAGAAGGGTCTCGGAATCTGGTAGGTGCGAGCCATCCCCATGCGGCATTTTTCATGGGTTCCGGCGTACGTTACATCCGTGTTGTTGAACATAATCCTTCCCCGGTGAGGTTTGATCTGACCAGCAATGAGGTTGAAAAGGGTGGTTTTTCCCGCACCATTTGGGCCGATGACGCCGAGTATCTCTTCACGATGCAGTTCAAGGCTGAGATCGTGAACAGCCATGAGATTTCCGAAGAATCTCGTTAATCTCTCGACGGTTAGGATGGACGGGGCCATAGTCTCTGGTGTCCTCAGGGGAGGAGCGAACCCATAAAAGGCAGGGTTCCTCCTCCGAGGCCTTGCTCTTTGGAGCTTGGCTGATTTACGATTTTGGGATCGGGAAGAGCATCTTCCCCGTCGTCGGGATCTTGGTGGCCTCTTTGTTGTAAACAACCTGGAGTTCCCAGGGCCACTTCTTACCTTTTACCCATTGTCCCCCCACGAGAGGGGTGAGGGAAAAATTCTTTTCATTAAATTTGATTGGGCCGACCACGGTGTCCAGATTCGTGCTGGCCAGGGCATCCCTGATCTTTTTCTTGTCCAGGGAACCTGCCCGCTTCAGCACATCAGCGGCAATCTCAAAGGCCGCATAATCAAAACCCATTGGTTGCGTCCATTGCCTCTTTGTCTTCGCGGTCCAGGAATCGGCCAGTTGCTGGCACGTTGCCCCTGTCAGGGATGATTTGAATGGATGCAGGGGCGTCCACCAGACCTCTGTTGTCAGGCCATTGGGTAAATTCCCGCCAAGAGCTTCGACGGCGGCCGGGAAAAGAAGCGCCTTTCCGACTGTTGCAAACTTGGGAACAAAGCCCTGCTGGTAACACTGCCGCCAGCACGTGGCCCAATCGGGCGGAACCGGTACGCCGGTAAGAATATCAACCTTTTCTTTTTTCCATGTGCTTATAAAAGCGCCGAAATCCTGCATGCCATAGGGAAACCTTCCCACATCCACCACGCGATATCCCATGGAACTCAACTTTTTCCCAAACTCCTGAGCCCACACTGTGCCGTCAGGATCATTCGGCCAGAAGCCTCCCACCACCTTCGTTGTCTGGTCTGCGAATTGATTCCACATGCCTGTGAAGACGGTGATGATCTGGTCGAGGTTCCAAAAGTAGTGAAAGGTCCATTTGTACGGACCGCCTGTTAACCACGGCTCGATGGGCGCCACTGAGGAGATGCACGGGACCTCATACCTTTCGCACGTGGCCCCTACCGGGTTGACGGTATCCGGAGTGTGCAGCACCACCATGAGATCAACCTTATCCTGTAGGATCAGCTTTGAAGCCACCTCGGCAGCCTTGGTGGGATTGCTTTCGGTGTCCACGGCCTTGATCCTGACAGGCAGTTTCCTGTTCAGCTCCTTAATGAAGATGCCGCCATCTTTGTTGATTTCTGCCGTAGCACGATCGTCCGCCCACGCAGAGGTTTCCCCAAAAGGCGCAATGGGCCCGGTGGCCGGCGTAGGGTGGCCGATCAGAATGTGATCCCTGGCTGCCCGAGAAGGTCTGGATAAGAACGAACTACCTGTAGCGGCGATGCCTGCAGCCCCAACCAGCTTGATAAAGTTTCGCCTCGTCACGCCATCCTGTCTGTCCTCTTTTTCCATAGTTCCTCCCCTTTTTGGTTTTAGCCCTCTTCGTCGGAGACCTGTTTCGTATTGGCAGCAACAACTCCTCTTGTTATCATAGCGTTGCAATTAATGAAACAAGTAT is a genomic window containing:
- a CDS encoding branched-chain amino acid ABC transporter permease, with the translated sequence MSTGQMRLLVLTLFLIALITLPLWGSRYVVSVVMLICLHVTIASMWNLLAGYSGLISLGQQMFIGIGGYTLAVSSMYYGFPISLSVLAGGVVSVILALVISRPVSRMRGVYFAVGTWIIAETLGITFSNWGYVRYGMGLFIQPAYKLSIPSIYYAAVILGVCSVLLVYLLLRSNLGLALMAIRDDDGASEAVGVNIFRCKLACFLISAFVTGLAAGVLYLNTIFIQPFEAFGIGWTVKLLFIVIIGGMGTVEGPVVGGIIFVLLQQFLSDYVGFNLMILGTITIATIFFAPRGIVGTFQNRFHFEFFPIRRQ
- a CDS encoding branched-chain amino acid ABC transporter permease; the encoded protein is MLTSLEPLLNGILLGGLYAVIGIGLALTFGIMRQVNLAHGELMILSSYLSLVFISLLGLHPLLTLCLVFPSLFIIGYLIQTYLFNRVLGRGMEPYLMVSFGLSIILQNAMLKVFTPDARSLKTSLAIQSLDVYGLFHVPVIYLVDFTGGIVLIGLLHFFMKKSYLGWAIRASGDDLSTSKLMGVNTARVYAIAMGIAAVTAAMSGVLVGMTFTFYPHSGTQYLIVAFGVVIIGGMGSLWGTFLGGLILGVAQLMGGQFLGPGFQLLSGYLILLIVLTIRPQGLLGRK
- a CDS encoding ABC transporter ATP-binding protein produces the protein MLSVKSLDVFYGMFQALWDVTVDVEKGQIVSILGANGAGKSTLLKTIVGLMKASSGSIRFDGQQINHLEPHEIVNLGISLVPEGRRIFSSLTVLENLLIGSYTPKARPHRREILDTIFQLFPPLKERRKVIGTNLSGGEQQMLAIGRALMSQPRLIIFDEISLGLSPLVVTMLYEAIRKIGREGVTVILVEQDVKRSLEAASLAYILQEGRVSLKGDPKRFTDNEVKEAYFGL
- a CDS encoding ATP-binding cassette domain-containing protein, which translates into the protein MAPSILTVERLTRFFGNLMAVHDLSLELHREEILGVIGPNGAGKTTLFNLIAGQIKPHRGRIMFNNTDVTYAGTHEKCRMGMARTYQIPRPFSNMTVLENLLVGAVYGAGLGRKKARLRCEEVLTTTGMLAKRNALAGSLTLLDRKRLELAKALSTNPALLLIDEVAGGLTEHEVEEVLSIIHALRKNGVTILWVEHIMMAMKKGPDRLLVMNLGHEIFSGKPEEAFESEEVQRVYLGTEKN
- a CDS encoding ABC transporter substrate-binding protein; the encoded protein is MEKEDRQDGVTRRNFIKLVGAAGIAATGSSFLSRPSRAARDHILIGHPTPATGPIAPFGETSAWADDRATAEINKDGGIFIKELNRKLPVRIKAVDTESNPTKAAEVASKLILQDKVDLMVVLHTPDTVNPVGATCERYEVPCISSVAPIEPWLTGGPYKWTFHYFWNLDQIITVFTGMWNQFADQTTKVVGGFWPNDPDGTVWAQEFGKKLSSMGYRVVDVGRFPYGMQDFGAFISTWKKEKVDILTGVPVPPDWATCWRQCYQQGFVPKFATVGKALLFPAAVEALGGNLPNGLTTEVWWTPLHPFKSSLTGATCQQLADSWTAKTKRQWTQPMGFDYAAFEIAADVLKRAGSLDKKKIRDALASTNLDTVVGPIKFNEKNFSLTPLVGGQWVKGKKWPWELQVVYNKEATKIPTTGKMLFPIPKS